Proteins encoded by one window of Maliibacterium massiliense:
- a CDS encoding DMT family transporter → MNKSFYTYLSALLLFGANGIIASLIDLNSLQIVLLRTLLGSLLLVALFFISGGKPTFYKKKKQFAYLCISGVAMGASWMLLYEAYARIGVGIASLSYYCGPVIVMALSPLLFKEPLRANKVVGFAAVLAGVVLINGNAFDGSGDGFGIVCGLLSAVMYACMVICNKKAADIAGLENATLQLLIAFLTTAVFVGVKQGYAMQITPQSILPVLLLGLLHTGIGCYLYFSSIGKLKVQTVALCGYVEPLSAVLFSMLFLKETMLPLQMIGAVLIIGGAMYGELAKKRQPQ, encoded by the coding sequence ATGAACAAGTCTTTTTATACGTATTTGTCTGCATTATTGCTTTTCGGCGCCAATGGAATCATCGCAAGCCTGATCGATCTTAACAGTTTGCAGATCGTGCTGCTTCGCACGCTGCTTGGCAGCCTGCTGCTCGTTGCACTGTTTTTCATAAGCGGTGGAAAGCCCACCTTTTACAAAAAGAAAAAGCAGTTTGCCTACCTGTGCATATCGGGGGTTGCCATGGGGGCGAGCTGGATGCTTTTATATGAAGCGTATGCCCGCATCGGCGTTGGCATCGCGTCTTTGTCATATTACTGCGGCCCGGTTATTGTCATGGCCTTATCGCCGCTGCTGTTTAAGGAACCGCTGCGCGCAAATAAGGTGGTCGGCTTTGCTGCGGTCCTTGCAGGCGTAGTTTTAATCAACGGAAACGCCTTTGACGGCAGCGGCGATGGCTTCGGCATCGTATGCGGCCTGCTCTCAGCAGTCATGTATGCCTGTATGGTCATCTGTAACAAAAAGGCAGCGGACATCGCAGGGTTGGAAAATGCCACGTTGCAGCTGCTGATTGCCTTCTTGACGACGGCTGTGTTTGTTGGCGTAAAGCAGGGATACGCGATGCAGATTACGCCCCAAAGCATACTGCCGGTTTTGCTCCTCGGGCTGCTGCATACGGGCATCGGCTGTTACCTGTACTTTTCCTCCATCGGCAAGCTCAAGGTGCAGACGGTTGCCCTGTGCGGCTATGTAGAGCCATTGTCAGCGGTCCTCTTTTCCATGCTGTTTTTAAAGGAAACGATGCTGCCGCTGCAGATGATCGGGGCGGTGCTCATCATTGGCGGCGCGATGTACGGGGAACTTGCAAAAAAGCGTCAACCGCAATAA
- a CDS encoding MATE family efflux transporter, translating to METRRENKMGTMPVPKLLITMSLPIMISMLVQALYNIVDSIFVAQYSDLALTAVSLAFPIQMLMISVAVGTGVGINSLLSRRLGERNYEDANHVATNGLFLMVMSTAAFALLGGFFSRAFFEMFSDNPQIVAYGTQYLFICSVFSFGIFLQVAFERLMQATGVTIYNLVMQGSGAVINIILDPILIFGWGFIPSLGVAGAAIATVVGQIAGAVIGLFVNLKKNREVSLSFKGFRPYGRIIKEIYRVGVPSIIMQSIGSVMTVGLNKILIMFSEVAVSVLGVYFKLQSFVFMPVLGMSNALIPIVGFNYGAKRKERINVAIRWGCILAVSIMLLGMAVFQLFAKELLMMFNADANMLAIGVPALRIISLSFTFAGVCITFSSVFQAVGNGLYSMIVSVVRQLVFILPAAYILAELFGLSAVWYAFPMAECVSLLLSVLFFRRVYRKRVRDLELTDEEDLPVAEGV from the coding sequence ATGTCCCTGCCCATCATGATCTCCATGCTGGTGCAGGCCCTCTACAACATCGTCGATTCGATCTTCGTCGCCCAGTACAGCGATCTTGCCCTCACCGCGGTGTCGCTGGCCTTCCCCATCCAGATGCTGATGATCTCCGTGGCGGTGGGCACGGGCGTGGGCATCAACTCGCTGCTCTCGCGCCGCCTGGGCGAGCGCAACTATGAGGACGCCAACCACGTGGCCACCAACGGCCTGTTTCTGATGGTGATGAGCACCGCCGCGTTCGCGCTGCTGGGCGGGTTCTTCTCCCGTGCCTTCTTTGAGATGTTCAGCGACAACCCGCAGATCGTGGCGTACGGCACGCAGTACCTGTTCATCTGCAGCGTGTTCTCCTTTGGCATCTTTCTGCAGGTAGCCTTTGAGCGCCTGATGCAGGCCACGGGCGTAACCATCTATAACCTGGTCATGCAGGGCTCAGGCGCGGTGATCAACATCATCCTGGACCCCATCCTCATCTTCGGCTGGGGCTTCATCCCCTCGCTGGGCGTGGCGGGCGCCGCCATCGCCACGGTGGTGGGCCAGATCGCCGGCGCGGTGATCGGCCTGTTTGTCAATTTAAAGAAGAACCGCGAGGTGTCCCTCTCCTTTAAGGGCTTCCGCCCCTACGGGCGCATCATCAAGGAAATCTACCGCGTGGGGGTGCCCTCCATCATCATGCAGTCCATCGGCTCGGTGATGACCGTGGGCCTCAACAAGATTCTGATCATGTTCTCCGAGGTGGCCGTATCCGTGCTGGGCGTGTACTTCAAGCTGCAGAGCTTCGTCTTTATGCCCGTGCTGGGCATGAGCAACGCGCTGATCCCCATCGTGGGCTTCAACTACGGCGCCAAACGCAAGGAGCGCATCAACGTGGCCATCCGCTGGGGCTGCATCCTGGCGGTGAGCATCATGCTGCTGGGCATGGCGGTGTTCCAGCTCTTTGCCAAGGAGCTTTTAATGATGTTTAACGCGGATGCAAACATGCTCGCCATCGGCGTACCCGCGCTGCGCATCATCAGCCTGTCGTTTACCTTTGCAGGCGTGTGCATCACCTTCTCCTCCGTGTTCCAGGCGGTGGGCAACGGCCTCTACAGCATGATCGTCTCGGTGGTGCGCCAGCTGGTGTTTATCCTGCCGGCCGCCTATATCCTGGCGGAGCTGTTCGGCCTGTCTGCGGTGTGGTACGCCTTCCCCATGGCCGAGTGCGTCTCGCTGCTGCTGAGCGTGTTGTTCTTCCGCCGGGTGTACAGAAAGCGCGTACGCGACCTGGAACTGACAGACGAAGAGGACCTGCCCGTGGCAGAGGGCGTGTAG